In Juglans regia cultivar Chandler chromosome 5, Walnut 2.0, whole genome shotgun sequence, the following are encoded in one genomic region:
- the LOC109014593 gene encoding uncharacterized protein LOC109014593 yields MNPHSVLPRFGSSVLSFNVIMVVTDVTPKEISPSSGNPNSKPTVEGENRAISIPPKPPPSKGNIALRHQQQSATVQLIQRRRSWDLRENEHGSLFYSIFSCSTLFTSQESEKNIKDFTRIVLIFLLWVCRNGSFPRLDDNKDGHYMFELGEDLTSHYKIHIKMGEGTFGQVLECWDREKKEMAAIKIFPGIKKYHEATMIEIEMLQQSGKHDKGGNRCVQIQNWVDNSNHVCVMFEKLGPSLYDFLWKQNYRSFSINLVREIEGDAAIDSTNAFTFSPQSNYYFDVNTDWVEEALDRFDQFLFKPLMSVGVTTREFKEGGFQNIDKRRGGVNNGRYTRCLVKGFKTTWLIDMGLGFKGTSTGEWINYMFDQNFVNYQILVVIFGSSKQFDIVWELFGRRLFNFEGHEAPVYSIFPHQKENIQLIIFTMVDGKINLVPKIVKQNAD; encoded by the coding sequence ATGAATCCACACTCGGTTCTTCCTCGATTTGGTTCTTCGGTTCTCTCCTTCAATGTCATTATGGTGGTCACAGATGTTACTCCCAAAGAAATATCTCCTTCATCTGGAAACCCAAATTCGAAACCAACAGTAGAAGGAGAAAATCGGGCAATCAGTATCCCTCCTAAGCCTCCTCCTAGCAAAGGCAACATTGCTCTTCGGCATCAACAGCAATCAGCCACCGTGCAATTAATTCAAAGACGTCGCTCGTGGGATTTGAGGGAAAACGAGCATGGAAGTCTGTTCTATTCAATTTTCTCTTGTAGTACTCTATTTACTTCCcaagaaagtgagaaaaatataaaagattttactCGTATTGTGTTGATATTCTTGCTTTGGGTTTGCCGAAATGGTTCTTTCCCAAGGCTAGATGATAACAAAGATGGGCATTACATGTTTGAGCTTGGAGAAGATTTAACTTCTCACTACAAGATCCACATCAAAATGGGTGAAGGTACTTTTGGACAGGTTTTGGAGTGCTGGgatagagaaaaaaaggaaatggcTGCCATCAAAATTTTCCCTGGAATTAAGAAGTATCATGAAGCAACTATGATAGAGATTGAAATGCTGCAACAAAGTGGTAAACATGATAAAGGGGGCAACCGGTGTGTGCAAATACAGAACTGGGTTGACAATAGTAACCATGTCTGTGTTATGTTTGAGAAGCTTGGACCAAGTTTATACGATTTTCTATGGAAACAAAATTATCGCTCATTTTCCATTAATCTAGTCCGTGAGATAGAGGGTGATGCTGCGATAGATAGCACAAATGCCTTTACCTTTTCTCCGCAAtccaattattattttgacgTTAACACCGATTGGGTTGAAGAAGCTTTGGATAGGTTTGATCAGTTCTTATTTAAACCTTTGATGTCAGTTGGTGTTACTACGAGGGAATTCAAAGAGGGAGGGTTCCAGAATATAGACAAGAGGCGTGGCGGTGTTAATAATGGAAGGTACACGAGATGTTTGGTGAAAGGCTTCAAGACCACATGGTTAATTGATATGGGTTTGGGCTTCAAGGGAACTTCTACGGGTGAGTGGATCAACTATATGTTTGAccagaattttgtgaattatcAAATCTTGGTTGTTATCTTTGGGAGTAGTAAACAATTTGATATAGTATGGGAATTGTTTGGAAGAAGACTTTTTAACTTTGAAGGTCATGAAGCACCTGTGTATTCCATTTTCCctcatcaaaaagaaaatattcagcttataatttttactatGGTTGACGGGAAAATTAATTTGGTTCCAAAGATAGTGAAGCAAAATGCAGACTAG